A genomic region of Candidatus Hydrogenedentota bacterium contains the following coding sequences:
- a CDS encoding NAD(P)H-binding protein, with protein MTEHGVFMIYGANGYTGKHCALEALERGMRPILAGRNKEAVEALAAELNLAQRIFNLSDTVASARALEDVTLVLNCAGPFSATAAPMLDACVISKTHYLDVTGEISVFETIFRERDRWTQAGIAVLPGVGYDVVPSDCLAAMLKEALPDATTLRLALKNKAGHLSPGTAKTILEGVAQGVTVRRDGAFEQLTVGTLSDTIPFASGEDFAIAIPWGDVSTAFHSTGIPNIEVFTAVSEKQYKTVRRWGAYASLLQKKWIQQLAKWAVGKMISGPDETKRLEDTSEFYGLVSNESGDRVSMTMTTPNGYSLTFESAIRCAEHVLAGKVGGGAWTPSLAFGSQFIKELSGVACGALEQKNSTP; from the coding sequence ATGACAGAACACGGCGTATTTATGATTTATGGCGCCAACGGTTATACGGGCAAACACTGCGCTTTAGAGGCATTGGAACGAGGCATGCGCCCCATTCTCGCGGGCAGAAATAAAGAGGCTGTCGAAGCCCTTGCCGCTGAACTGAACTTGGCGCAGCGTATCTTTAATTTGAGCGATACGGTGGCCAGTGCGCGGGCGCTTGAAGATGTTACCCTTGTGTTGAACTGTGCCGGTCCCTTTTCCGCGACGGCGGCGCCGATGCTGGACGCGTGCGTGATCTCGAAAACACACTACCTTGACGTGACAGGAGAAATCAGCGTATTCGAAACCATTTTCCGTGAGCGAGACCGCTGGACGCAAGCGGGTATTGCCGTACTGCCGGGGGTAGGCTATGATGTGGTGCCTTCAGACTGTTTGGCTGCGATGTTGAAGGAGGCGCTGCCCGACGCCACTACGCTGCGGCTTGCGTTGAAGAACAAAGCGGGACACTTGAGCCCGGGTACAGCCAAAACCATTTTGGAAGGAGTTGCTCAAGGCGTGACCGTGAGACGAGACGGCGCTTTTGAACAGTTGACGGTGGGCACGCTCAGTGATACGATCCCTTTCGCCTCCGGGGAAGACTTTGCCATTGCCATTCCATGGGGCGATGTGTCTACGGCATTCCATTCTACGGGCATTCCCAATATTGAAGTCTTTACCGCTGTATCGGAAAAACAATATAAAACGGTGCGGCGTTGGGGAGCCTATGCCTCGTTGCTGCAAAAGAAATGGATACAACAATTGGCGAAATGGGCTGTGGGCAAGATGATTTCGGGACCTGATGAAACCAAGCGTTTGGAAGACACGTCGGAGTTTTACGGCCTTGTGAGCAATGAATCGGGCGACCGTGTTTCGATGACGATGACCACGCCGAACGGCTATTCGCTCACCTTTGAATCTGCCATACGCTGTGCGGAACATGTCCTTGCGGGCAAGGTCGGTGGCGGCGCTTGGACACCTTCCTTAGCCTTTGGCAGTCAATTCATTAAAGAATTGTCCGGTGTTGCCTGCGGCGCCTTAGAACAAAAGAACAGCACTCCGTGA
- a CDS encoding AarF/ABC1/UbiB kinase family protein produces MFYSKLGRHKVNVVRFAEITQVLLRHGFSDILCRAGLDKGWPGKILKRMKIVETPHEEPSTFGSRLRETLIELGPSFIKLGQVLSTRSDLVGSTLAMELSRLQDDVTPDPFTVFGPLIEEELGKSIDTVFQSINCEPVASASLSQVYHGVLVTGEEVAVKVQRPDIHQIIKSDISLLRTVAEWIAKHQKGRLIINPVGIVEEFSRSITRELDFTLEARAAFSFAENFADVKDIVIPRPFPDLCTPKLLVLEWVEGVPINCMEDYEPLNSSPAAVSAVGCHALFEMIFSHQLFHADPHPGNVFLLKDNRIAFLDLGMAGHLELSDVYVFSDILLSVFNGDTEQCLNSLLFLAGKEDLATRDELRYELSEFIAFEAPLILSQGLVARGLELMVQVMGRHRLEINPRFSLLIKALITIEIVGRELDPSLDMIKMVRPYVESMILKRYHPTHLLQELKTHTLGYLRLSRQAPTDVAHLLRQLRSGKMKVHIHHDHLEALAVTIDRASKRNAVAVVAAALFVGSSMLFLADAHMEELALIGYIASGLLSVGLVLSILWRSSFGKD; encoded by the coding sequence ATGTTTTACAGCAAACTGGGACGACATAAAGTTAATGTAGTGCGCTTTGCCGAAATAACGCAAGTGTTGCTGCGTCATGGTTTTTCCGATATTCTGTGTCGTGCCGGGCTGGATAAAGGCTGGCCCGGCAAAATTTTAAAGCGCATGAAGATCGTGGAAACGCCTCATGAGGAACCCTCCACTTTCGGCAGCAGACTGCGTGAAACGCTGATTGAATTGGGGCCTAGCTTCATTAAACTAGGACAGGTCTTGAGTACCCGTTCCGATCTGGTAGGCTCCACCCTTGCCATGGAGCTGAGCCGCCTGCAAGATGATGTTACACCTGATCCTTTTACAGTTTTTGGCCCGCTGATTGAAGAGGAACTGGGCAAAAGCATTGATACGGTCTTCCAATCCATCAATTGCGAGCCCGTTGCTTCCGCCTCACTCAGTCAGGTTTATCACGGTGTACTCGTTACGGGCGAAGAGGTGGCCGTCAAGGTGCAACGCCCCGACATTCACCAGATCATCAAATCCGATATCAGCCTTTTGCGCACCGTTGCGGAGTGGATCGCCAAACATCAAAAAGGCCGGCTCATTATTAATCCTGTAGGCATTGTGGAAGAATTCTCTCGATCCATTACGAGAGAGTTGGATTTCACTTTGGAAGCACGGGCTGCCTTTAGTTTTGCCGAAAATTTTGCTGATGTAAAAGATATTGTTATTCCAAGACCTTTTCCGGACTTGTGCACACCCAAGCTTCTCGTCTTGGAATGGGTTGAAGGCGTTCCCATCAATTGCATGGAGGATTACGAGCCTCTAAACAGCTCCCCCGCTGCTGTGTCGGCAGTAGGATGCCACGCGCTCTTTGAGATGATCTTTAGCCACCAATTATTTCATGCAGATCCCCACCCCGGCAATGTATTCCTTTTAAAGGACAACCGCATTGCATTCCTTGATCTGGGAATGGCGGGGCATCTTGAGCTCTCTGATGTATACGTCTTTTCCGATATCCTATTGTCCGTATTCAACGGCGATACGGAACAGTGCTTGAATTCTCTGTTGTTTTTGGCGGGTAAAGAAGACCTGGCAACCCGTGATGAATTGCGCTATGAACTGTCTGAATTTATCGCCTTTGAAGCGCCCCTCATCCTGTCTCAAGGATTGGTGGCGCGGGGCTTGGAGCTGATGGTACAGGTTATGGGCCGTCATCGTTTAGAGATCAATCCCCGGTTTTCCTTGTTGATTAAAGCGCTGATCACCATTGAAATTGTGGGGCGGGAACTGGATCCAAGTCTGGATATGATCAAAATGGTGCGCCCCTATGTGGAGTCCATGATCCTGAAACGATACCATCCCACCCATCTGTTGCAGGAACTAAAGACGCACACTTTAGGCTATCTGCGGCTTAGCCGTCAAGCGCCCACCGATGTGGCTCATTTATTACGGCAATTGCGTTCAGGTAAAATGAAAGTTCATATTCATCATGATCATCTGGAAGCGCTGGCGGTGACCATTGACCGGGCAAGCAAAAGAAATGCCGTTGCTGTTGTCGCCGCCGCCTTGTTTGTGGGATCGAGTATGCTGTTCCTAGCCGATGCGCACATGGAAGAACTGGCACTCATCGGCTACATTGCGTCGGGATTGCTGAGCGTGGGATTGGTACTGTCCATCCTTTGGCGCAGCAGCTTCGGCAAAGATTAG
- a CDS encoding aminotransferase class I/II-fold pyridoxal phosphate-dependent enzyme: protein MHILVTGGGGYLGGELVAQAIALGHQVRVMDRFCFLPPSLEPEKMFEPELASGRLQLIQGDIRRLQEHPGLLYGVDTVIHLAGLSSDPTCDLDPEMDHQINVDCSLELARQAIEANVKDFVFASTCAVYGNGVFEILDEESPANPVSVFAETKLKAEQALLNMTSTSFAPVVARMGTLFGFSKRMRFDLAVNYMVAAAMRNKRIVVRGGGSQWRPFLHIRDAASVLLRLASFSDDLVAGKIFNVGSDAQNIRIKELAQLVSDALGGVEIDLAKDDDDLRNYRVRFTKLNALLDTPPMQGISKGIEEIQAFLRDDTLQPFAEAYFNVDRMKRLRATPVDEGGEPVAARFIPLSRPNLGPEEERAVINALRSGWLTSGPQIRVFEKMVSEELHAKYAIGVSSCTAALHLCLAALGVGPGDEVITTPITWASTANTIVNMGASLRLVDVDPHSMNMDPEALREAINEKTKAIMPVHMAGMPCDMDAIRSIAAAAAIPIVEDSAHAFGTWYKDRPIGSEGLSCFSFYATKNITTMEGGVITLNDAELAEHIRQLSANGMMATAWDRYGRSAVPAPSEVVTPGFKYALGNVNAALGIEQMKKFPAFAASRKRIAEMYSTVLADVDEIELPPNVEDGIHAWHLYIIKLNLDKLTRDRNEIVQDLRRENIGTGVHFYGLHLHEYYAKALQIKPQDLPVATSLSNRIISLPLHPQLNDRHINEVVTALKKVLSHRRK, encoded by the coding sequence ATGCATATTTTAGTGACAGGCGGGGGCGGTTATCTTGGGGGAGAACTGGTAGCACAGGCAATCGCTTTGGGGCACCAAGTGCGCGTGATGGATCGTTTTTGTTTTTTACCTCCGTCGCTTGAGCCTGAAAAAATGTTTGAGCCAGAATTGGCTTCCGGCCGCTTGCAGCTGATTCAAGGGGATATCCGCCGTTTACAAGAACATCCCGGCTTATTATACGGGGTGGACACCGTCATTCATTTGGCAGGCTTGTCCAGTGATCCCACCTGTGATCTCGATCCTGAAATGGACCATCAAATCAATGTTGACTGCAGCTTGGAATTGGCACGTCAAGCTATTGAAGCCAATGTAAAAGACTTTGTCTTCGCTTCCACATGCGCTGTCTACGGCAACGGCGTTTTTGAAATCTTGGATGAAGAAAGTCCTGCCAATCCCGTCTCTGTCTTTGCAGAAACCAAACTCAAGGCGGAACAAGCCTTGCTCAATATGACCTCTACTTCTTTTGCTCCGGTCGTGGCGCGTATGGGGACGCTTTTCGGTTTTTCAAAACGGATGCGCTTTGATTTGGCCGTCAATTACATGGTCGCCGCAGCCATGCGCAACAAACGGATTGTCGTGCGCGGTGGTGGTTCACAATGGCGTCCCTTTTTGCATATTCGCGATGCTGCTTCTGTTTTATTGCGCCTGGCATCCTTTTCCGATGACTTGGTTGCCGGTAAAATATTTAATGTAGGCTCAGACGCACAAAATATCCGCATTAAAGAATTGGCGCAGCTCGTCTCCGACGCTCTGGGCGGTGTAGAAATTGATCTGGCGAAAGATGATGACGATTTACGTAATTACCGGGTTCGTTTTACGAAATTGAACGCCCTTCTTGATACCCCGCCTATGCAAGGAATTTCAAAGGGTATTGAAGAGATCCAAGCTTTTCTCCGAGACGACACCCTTCAGCCCTTCGCAGAGGCCTATTTCAATGTAGATCGTATGAAACGGCTTCGCGCTACTCCTGTCGACGAAGGCGGCGAACCCGTAGCGGCTCGGTTCATTCCTTTAAGCCGCCCCAACTTAGGACCCGAAGAAGAACGTGCGGTCATTAACGCGCTTCGCAGTGGTTGGCTCACTTCAGGCCCGCAAATACGGGTATTCGAAAAGATGGTGTCCGAAGAACTCCACGCGAAGTATGCTATTGGCGTTTCTTCCTGCACGGCAGCCTTGCATTTATGTCTGGCTGCCTTGGGTGTCGGTCCCGGCGATGAGGTGATCACCACACCCATTACCTGGGCTTCCACCGCCAACACCATTGTAAACATGGGCGCTTCACTCCGTTTGGTTGATGTGGATCCCCACAGTATGAACATGGATCCTGAAGCATTGCGCGAAGCGATCAACGAAAAAACCAAGGCGATCATGCCCGTCCATATGGCGGGAATGCCCTGCGATATGGACGCTATACGGAGTATTGCCGCCGCCGCTGCTATTCCGATTGTTGAAGACTCCGCCCATGCCTTCGGCACGTGGTACAAAGATCGGCCTATCGGTTCAGAGGGCTTGAGTTGTTTCAGCTTTTATGCCACGAAAAACATTACCACCATGGAAGGCGGCGTTATTACGTTAAACGACGCTGAATTAGCAGAACATATCCGCCAACTTTCCGCCAATGGTATGATGGCAACGGCCTGGGACCGCTACGGGCGCAGTGCAGTTCCCGCACCCTCAGAGGTTGTTACGCCGGGATTTAAATATGCTTTGGGCAATGTCAATGCAGCACTGGGGATCGAGCAAATGAAAAAGTTCCCCGCTTTTGCCGCGTCCCGCAAACGGATTGCCGAGATGTACAGCACCGTATTGGCTGATGTGGATGAAATAGAATTGCCGCCCAACGTTGAAGATGGCATACACGCGTGGCATCTCTATATAATTAAATTAAACTTAGACAAATTGACCCGAGACCGAAATGAAATTGTCCAAGATTTGAGGCGCGAAAACATTGGGACAGGCGTCCATTTTTACGGACTTCATCTCCATGAATACTACGCAAAGGCGCTTCAAATAAAGCCGCAGGATTTACCGGTGGCGACCTCATTGTCGAATCGGATCATTTCGCTTCCACTGCATCCACAATTGAACGATCGACATATTAACGAAGTGGTGACAGCCTTGAAAAAGGTCTTGTCCCATCGCAGGAAGTGA
- the cysT gene encoding sulfate ABC transporter permease subunit CysT, translating into MALPIKRRHFLPGFGLSLGYTITYLSLLVLLPLSILGFKALSLELSTFKTVLLDPRTLAALRLSFAAAFIGASLNLVFGFVVAWTLVRYPFPGHRVVDALVDIPFALPTAVSGIALTTLFARTGLIGRFLDMLGIQVAFAPAGVVVALTFIGLPFVVRTLQPAIADLDPEYEEAARNLGASSFTLFIRVNLPSLRPALLTGFTLALARALGEYGSVVFISGNLPMRTEIISLLIMGKLEQFDYAGATALAVIALCLSFLMLLSVNLLQWRLSRKTQQVD; encoded by the coding sequence ATGGCATTACCGATTAAACGGCGTCACTTTCTTCCGGGCTTTGGATTGAGTCTGGGCTATACGATCACCTATCTCAGTCTTCTTGTCTTGCTTCCCCTGTCTATCTTGGGTTTCAAAGCACTGTCCCTTGAGCTGAGCACCTTTAAGACGGTTCTTTTAGATCCCCGTACCCTTGCCGCGTTACGCCTGAGTTTTGCCGCCGCTTTTATAGGCGCGTCCTTAAATCTTGTCTTCGGCTTTGTGGTTGCGTGGACCCTTGTCCGCTACCCTTTCCCCGGTCATCGCGTTGTGGACGCCTTGGTCGATATCCCCTTTGCCCTTCCTACGGCAGTGTCAGGGATTGCGCTGACAACACTCTTCGCACGAACCGGTCTTATCGGCCGCTTCCTGGATATGCTGGGGATACAGGTTGCTTTCGCCCCTGCAGGCGTGGTCGTGGCGCTTACCTTTATCGGACTTCCTTTCGTGGTGCGCACCTTGCAGCCCGCCATAGCCGACCTAGATCCTGAGTATGAAGAGGCAGCACGGAATCTGGGCGCGTCATCCTTCACCCTATTTATTCGCGTAAATTTACCCTCCTTACGGCCGGCATTGCTGACCGGCTTCACCCTTGCATTGGCGCGGGCACTGGGCGAATATGGTTCTGTTGTCTTCATTTCCGGCAATCTACCCATGCGCACCGAGATCATTTCTTTGTTGATTATGGGTAAATTGGAACAGTTCGATTATGCCGGTGCCACGGCGTTGGCGGTCATCGCGCTCTGCCTCTCCTTTTTGATGTTGTTGTCTGTTAATCTTCTCCAGTGGCGTCTCAGCCGCAAAACGCAACAGGTAGATTGA
- the smpB gene encoding SsrA-binding protein SmpB — MSGIKIVTKNRKAYHEYHVLEKFEAGIALQGTEVKSIRVNNAISLKESYVDLNKGEAWLVGSRVSPYLQGNINNHTPERPRKLLLNRREINKLTRQVQEKGMTVVPLTVYFKRGKVKVEIALCRAKHFYDKRESIKKRESDREMERIVKRIR, encoded by the coding sequence ATGAGCGGCATTAAGATTGTCACGAAAAATAGAAAGGCCTACCACGAATACCATGTATTGGAAAAGTTCGAGGCAGGCATCGCATTGCAAGGCACCGAAGTAAAGTCTATCCGCGTCAATAACGCCATCAGCCTAAAAGAATCGTATGTGGATTTGAACAAAGGTGAGGCGTGGCTGGTCGGTTCCCGTGTGAGCCCCTATTTACAAGGCAATATCAACAACCATACGCCGGAACGGCCGAGAAAGCTCTTGCTCAATAGACGTGAAATCAATAAATTAACCCGGCAAGTTCAGGAAAAAGGGATGACCGTGGTACCTCTAACCGTTTACTTCAAACGGGGGAAAGTTAAGGTGGAAATTGCCTTGTGCCGGGCCAAACATTTTTATGATAAACGCGAATCCATCAAGAAAAGAGAATCAGACCGAGAGATGGAACGCATCGTCAAACGAATAAGATAG
- a CDS encoding sulfate ABC transporter substrate-binding protein, translating to MLSKLDTGSAWGRILSLSFFAFFLLCVPLLFSCSNHNDPLRVDLLNVSYDPTRELYQDYNAWFAQAWREETGQHVAIRQSHGGSGKQARSVIDGLEAHVVTLALAYDIDGIVDKSGLIDSDWQNRLPFNSAPYTSTIVFLVRKGNPKSIQDWDDLVRPDVEVITANPLTSGGARWAYLAAWGYALDRASGGSFPAPSHAGEALTETETQAYAFIKRLFQQVPVLDSGARAATTTFLQRNIGDVLLTWENEAFLVLDLEIADGIELVVPSISILTEPTVAWVDAVTKRRATETVAKAYLDYLYGPEGQRIIANHYFRPRHPEYVEAEHLARFVDVKLFTLESCFGSWQEAHTRHFSESGLFSSLFSASP from the coding sequence ATGCTATCTAAACTTGATACGGGTTCAGCTTGGGGAAGAATCCTCTCTCTGTCTTTTTTTGCCTTCTTTCTTCTTTGTGTGCCCTTGCTCTTTTCCTGTTCGAATCATAATGACCCCTTGCGCGTTGATTTGCTCAATGTGTCCTATGACCCCACCCGTGAACTATACCAAGACTATAACGCTTGGTTTGCCCAAGCCTGGCGTGAGGAAACGGGGCAACATGTGGCTATCCGACAATCCCACGGCGGTTCGGGCAAGCAGGCACGGTCAGTGATTGACGGTTTGGAAGCCCATGTGGTGACTCTTGCCCTAGCCTATGATATTGACGGGATTGTGGATAAGAGCGGGCTTATAGATTCAGACTGGCAGAACCGTCTGCCCTTCAACAGCGCGCCCTATACCTCTACTATTGTGTTTCTTGTGAGAAAAGGAAATCCCAAATCGATCCAAGATTGGGACGACTTGGTTCGGCCGGACGTGGAGGTGATCACCGCCAACCCGCTCACTTCGGGCGGCGCACGGTGGGCCTATTTAGCAGCTTGGGGCTATGCCCTCGACCGCGCTTCCGGCGGCAGTTTCCCTGCGCCTTCGCACGCGGGAGAAGCATTAACGGAAACGGAAACCCAGGCTTATGCCTTTATAAAGCGCCTCTTCCAACAGGTACCCGTATTGGATTCCGGCGCACGGGCGGCAACGACCACTTTTTTACAAAGAAACATTGGGGACGTGTTGTTGACATGGGAAAATGAAGCGTTTTTGGTCTTAGACCTGGAAATTGCCGACGGGATAGAGCTCGTTGTACCGTCTATCAGCATTCTGACAGAACCCACCGTCGCTTGGGTGGATGCGGTAACCAAGCGGCGGGCTACGGAGACTGTTGCAAAGGCGTATTTAGACTATCTCTATGGGCCGGAAGGTCAGCGGATCATTGCGAATCATTATTTTCGGCCAAGGCATCCTGAATATGTGGAAGCAGAGCATTTGGCACGCTTTGTAGATGTGAAACTATTTACCTTGGAATCCTGCTTTGGCAGTTGGCAAGAAGCCCATACCCGTCATTTTTCTGAATCAGGCTTGTTCTCTTCACTGTTTAGCGCTTCACCATAA
- a CDS encoding Rrf2 family transcriptional regulator: MKLSKKTDYALRSLCYLAAEDREEYISIRALSEANDIPYRFLQQIVLDLKQHGWIITQPGRDGGLRLARPADAITVGEVVRVFDGVLAPIGCVSITNYEACSQETTCLFRPLLLEVRNYTADLLDRTTLRDLIDGKTKVE, encoded by the coding sequence GTGAAATTATCAAAGAAAACTGACTATGCCCTGAGAAGCTTGTGTTATCTTGCCGCAGAAGATAGGGAAGAATATATTTCGATACGCGCCCTTTCCGAAGCCAACGATATCCCCTATCGCTTTTTACAACAAATTGTGCTTGATCTGAAACAACACGGGTGGATTATTACGCAGCCGGGCAGAGATGGCGGTTTGCGCCTTGCCCGCCCTGCCGATGCCATTACCGTGGGCGAAGTGGTTCGTGTTTTTGATGGTGTCTTAGCGCCTATAGGCTGTGTGTCCATCACCAATTATGAAGCGTGCAGCCAAGAAACGACCTGCCTATTCCGGCCCCTGTTGTTGGAAGTTCGTAATTACACCGCTGATTTACTGGATCGTACGACCTTACGCGACCTCATTGACGGCAAAACCAAGGTGGAGTAA
- a CDS encoding dipeptidase, with protein sequence MNLDPVFAHIRQHRESYVSRFKEALAIPSISTFSENKGDMQEMATWFAEQMRAMGLENVALMPTSHNPVVYGDWLHAPGKPCLLVYGHYDVQPCDPLHEWTTPPFDPAIRDDNIYARGASDMKGQIFAQLMAVESMLQVDGELPINIKYLIEGDEEVGSPGLEAFIREHKELLHCDAVVNCDSIIHAVDAPSLVYALRGLACFELRLFGQPKDVHSGMFGGIIRNPLHVLCKVLAGMHDDQGRITLPGLYDTVRPLDDEERAVLKEGPYDDAYYLKLSGASKLYGESGFTPVERLGARPSLDINGIWGGFQGEGSKTVLPASCGAKFSLRLVADQGLDQVVEQVKAYMKAAVPQGYRYELIVHSLGPGAIMDRKAPAMRAAATAIEMIFKKKPFFRREGASVPVVALMQQQLGVDSVMLGFGLPEDGIHGPDEHQSLPLLFQGMECYAQFMKLLAL encoded by the coding sequence ATGAATTTGGATCCTGTTTTTGCACATATTCGACAACACCGAGAATCTTATGTGAGCCGCTTTAAAGAGGCATTGGCGATACCAAGCATATCTACTTTTTCAGAAAACAAAGGGGATATGCAGGAGATGGCGACATGGTTTGCTGAACAAATGCGCGCCATGGGTCTGGAGAATGTCGCCTTGATGCCGACCAGCCATAATCCCGTCGTCTACGGTGATTGGCTCCATGCTCCGGGCAAACCCTGCTTGCTGGTTTACGGCCATTATGACGTGCAGCCTTGTGATCCTCTCCATGAATGGACGACACCGCCTTTTGACCCCGCCATACGAGATGACAACATCTATGCACGGGGCGCGTCGGACATGAAAGGGCAGATCTTTGCGCAACTCATGGCGGTTGAGAGCATGTTGCAGGTAGATGGCGAACTTCCGATAAACATAAAATATCTAATTGAGGGCGATGAGGAAGTCGGGTCTCCCGGGCTCGAAGCCTTTATTCGTGAGCATAAAGAGCTGCTCCACTGTGACGCCGTCGTCAATTGCGACTCCATCATCCATGCTGTGGATGCGCCTTCCTTAGTCTATGCCTTACGCGGTCTTGCCTGTTTTGAATTGCGGCTCTTCGGACAACCCAAAGATGTGCACAGCGGCATGTTCGGCGGTATTATCCGCAATCCATTACACGTGCTCTGTAAAGTCTTGGCGGGCATGCATGATGATCAAGGACGCATCACCTTGCCCGGTCTCTATGATACGGTACGCCCTCTTGACGACGAGGAACGGGCTGTCTTGAAAGAAGGTCCTTATGATGACGCCTATTATTTAAAGCTTTCCGGTGCTTCCAAACTCTATGGAGAATCAGGATTTACGCCTGTTGAGCGTCTCGGCGCACGCCCTTCACTGGATATTAACGGTATTTGGGGCGGCTTTCAGGGCGAAGGATCTAAAACAGTACTGCCCGCGAGCTGTGGCGCTAAATTCTCGCTGCGCCTTGTCGCCGATCAAGGGCTGGATCAGGTCGTCGAACAAGTCAAGGCGTATATGAAAGCGGCAGTGCCGCAGGGATACCGCTATGAATTAATCGTTCATTCTTTAGGTCCGGGCGCTATCATGGATCGTAAAGCGCCTGCCATGCGCGCCGCCGCCACAGCTATTGAAATGATCTTCAAGAAAAAGCCTTTCTTCAGGAGAGAGGGAGCGAGCGTTCCTGTCGTAGCATTGATGCAGCAACAGCTAGGTGTGGATTCGGTAATGCTCGGATTTGGGCTGCCCGAAGACGGTATCCATGGACCGGATGAACACCAATCGCTGCCCCTCTTATTTCAAGGCATGGAGTGTTATGCACAGTTCATGAAACTTCTGGCTCTCTAA
- a CDS encoding TlyA family RNA methyltransferase gives MAKRFNVSRSKAQGLIQTNKIKDGNGQVLNKQGLRVDPAIVLELVDGPPFVSRGGEKLKHAFEHFPIRVQGKTVIDVGASTGGFTDCLLQEGAAQVYAVDVGYGQLVWELRQNPKVIVLERCNIRNLTREQLDVLPSFFTIDCSFISLTMVLSAVMELMAPNPEGLALIKPQFEAGKEHVSRGGVVRDAAVHARVIESVSEFAKGLGFSAVEVIPSPLLGPAGNREFLAWMHGFKKED, from the coding sequence GTGGCGAAGCGTTTTAATGTGTCACGCAGTAAAGCGCAGGGATTAATCCAGACAAATAAGATCAAGGACGGCAACGGCCAGGTATTGAACAAACAGGGGCTGCGCGTTGATCCCGCTATCGTTTTGGAACTGGTAGACGGGCCGCCTTTTGTCAGCCGCGGCGGAGAAAAACTAAAGCATGCCTTCGAACATTTTCCCATTCGTGTGCAAGGCAAAACGGTCATTGACGTAGGCGCTTCTACAGGCGGATTCACCGATTGTCTCTTACAAGAGGGGGCAGCGCAAGTCTATGCCGTAGACGTGGGCTATGGTCAACTGGTGTGGGAGTTAAGACAGAACCCCAAGGTGATCGTCCTCGAACGCTGCAACATTCGGAACTTAACACGGGAACAATTGGATGTACTTCCGTCCTTTTTCACTATTGATTGCTCTTTCATCTCCCTGACCATGGTCTTATCGGCTGTAATGGAGTTAATGGCGCCGAATCCCGAAGGGCTCGCTCTGATTAAGCCGCAATTTGAGGCGGGTAAAGAACACGTCAGCCGCGGCGGGGTCGTACGGGATGCCGCCGTTCACGCCCGGGTAATAGAGAGCGTTTCCGAATTTGCCAAAGGTCTCGGATTCAGCGCCGTTGAGGTCATTCCCTCACCGCTGCTCGGTCCGGCCGGTAACCGCGAATTCTTGGCTTGGATGCACGGCTTTAAAAAAGAAGACTAG